One stretch of Apis cerana isolate GH-2021 linkage group LG8, AcerK_1.0, whole genome shotgun sequence DNA includes these proteins:
- the LOC107995282 gene encoding uncharacterized protein LOC107995282 isoform X1, which yields MKQAENLRSKYIQHMYFDTRDPPDTCWRHPQRRSQSFPLSRSRSPESPTNYYSSSSYKPQKGHMCSGPMYSKYTSHHGADAVYMQARSKSHRDVHHPSNLSPKRKIHYDDELGDIEKLKLIDEELGNIVEGNMDENVEEEITAEEDQEYLDKDYEEHEADDEVEEESDPTPLAHRSQRGNKTEAMLKQRWRSEQQPDPRRIRGQQRVTLVDNPSPSRYYHNVAEHDISEPLSEEDFVRTSMKTSKRQPSDYYWVPRNEPDRYENVTPLMRRARTKPDMDRLIDSEMNKARRCNRCGNLSNKKNEPPVKSTCRFDDSANIPIKGSIGDEAENQEQLYGRCKYATKEANSMDIPTLYAMKSRRSRDTKSPIYDIPEHGQEKLSPEYCRSSRYPRKSDAFMEKSKRSLHTSHGTARIPPRYVE from the exons atgaaACAAGCAGAAAATCTTAGGTCGAAGTACATTCAACACATGTACTTTGACACAAGGGATCCGCCTGATACGTGTTGGAGGCATCCCCAGAGGAGAAGTCAGTCTTTTCCACTAAGCAGAAGCAG GAGCCCGGAATCACCGACGAACTATTATTCCTCGAGTTCTTACAAGCCGCAAAAGGGCCATATGTGTTCCGGCCCGATGTACTCGAAGTATACCTCGCATCACGGTGCCGACGCTGTATACATGCAGGCTCGGTCCAAATCTCACCGAGACGTGCACCATCCCTCCAACTTGTCGCCCAAGAGGAAGATCCACTACGACGACGAGTTAGGGGACATCGAGAAATTGAAACTCATCGACGAGGAATTGGGGAATATCGTGGAGGGCAATATGGACGAGAACGTCGAAGAGGAGATAACAG cgGAAGAGGATCAGGAGTACTTGGACAAGGATTACGAGGAGCACGAAGCGGACGATGAAGTGGAGGAGGAATCCGACCCGACCCCTCTCGCTCATAGGTCTCAAAGAGGAAACAAGACCGAGGCGATGTTGAAACAACGATGGAGATCCGAGCAACAGCCGGACCCGCGAAGAATCCGTGGCCAGCAACGTGTCACTTTAGTAGATAATCCTTCTCCCAG TAGGTACTATCATAATGTGGCCGAGCACGACATATCCGAGCCCTTATCAGAAGAAGATTTCGTCCGAACGTCGATGAAGACTTCGAAGCGGCAGCCCTCCGACTATTATTGGGTGCCGAGGAACGAGCCCGATCGATACGAGAACGTGACGCCGTTAATGCGGCGAGCCCGCACCAAACCGGATATGGATCGTCTGATAGACTCGGAGATGAATAAAGCGAGAAGATGCAATAGGTGCGGTAACTTGTCGAACAAGAAGAACGAACCGCCCGTGAAGAGTACTTGCAGATTTGACGATTCTGCGAATATTCCTATCAAGGGATCAATCG GTGACGAGGCCGAGAACCAGGAACAATTATACGGCCGTTGCAAGTATGCCACGAAGGAAGCGAACTCTATGGATATTCCAACTCTGTACGCGATGAAATCACGCAGATCCCGTGACACAAAGTCGCCGATATACGACATTCCCGAGCACGGGCAGGAGAAGCTCTCCCCCGAATATTGTCGATCCTCGAGATACCCAAGAAAATCGGATGCGTTCATGGAGAAGTCGAAGAGATCGTTGCACACGTCTCACGGGACCGCGCGTATACCTCCCCGATACGTCGAATAA
- the LOC107995282 gene encoding uncharacterized protein LOC107995282 isoform X2 has product MKQAENLRSKYIQHMYFDTRDPPDTCWRHPQRRSQSFPLSRSRSPESPTNYYSSSSYKPQKGHMCSGPMYSKYTSHHGADAVYMQARSKSHRDVHHPSNLSPKRKIHYDDELGDIEKLKLIDEELGNIVEGNMDENVEEEITAEEDQEYLDKDYEEHEADDEVEEESDPTPLAHRSQRGNKTEAMLKQRWRSEQQPDPRRIRGQQRVTLVDNPSPRYYHNVAEHDISEPLSEEDFVRTSMKTSKRQPSDYYWVPRNEPDRYENVTPLMRRARTKPDMDRLIDSEMNKARRCNRCGNLSNKKNEPPVKSTCRFDDSANIPIKGSIGDEAENQEQLYGRCKYATKEANSMDIPTLYAMKSRRSRDTKSPIYDIPEHGQEKLSPEYCRSSRYPRKSDAFMEKSKRSLHTSHGTARIPPRYVE; this is encoded by the exons atgaaACAAGCAGAAAATCTTAGGTCGAAGTACATTCAACACATGTACTTTGACACAAGGGATCCGCCTGATACGTGTTGGAGGCATCCCCAGAGGAGAAGTCAGTCTTTTCCACTAAGCAGAAGCAG GAGCCCGGAATCACCGACGAACTATTATTCCTCGAGTTCTTACAAGCCGCAAAAGGGCCATATGTGTTCCGGCCCGATGTACTCGAAGTATACCTCGCATCACGGTGCCGACGCTGTATACATGCAGGCTCGGTCCAAATCTCACCGAGACGTGCACCATCCCTCCAACTTGTCGCCCAAGAGGAAGATCCACTACGACGACGAGTTAGGGGACATCGAGAAATTGAAACTCATCGACGAGGAATTGGGGAATATCGTGGAGGGCAATATGGACGAGAACGTCGAAGAGGAGATAACAG cgGAAGAGGATCAGGAGTACTTGGACAAGGATTACGAGGAGCACGAAGCGGACGATGAAGTGGAGGAGGAATCCGACCCGACCCCTCTCGCTCATAGGTCTCAAAGAGGAAACAAGACCGAGGCGATGTTGAAACAACGATGGAGATCCGAGCAACAGCCGGACCCGCGAAGAATCCGTGGCCAGCAACGTGTCACTTTAGTAGATAATCCTTCTCCCAG GTACTATCATAATGTGGCCGAGCACGACATATCCGAGCCCTTATCAGAAGAAGATTTCGTCCGAACGTCGATGAAGACTTCGAAGCGGCAGCCCTCCGACTATTATTGGGTGCCGAGGAACGAGCCCGATCGATACGAGAACGTGACGCCGTTAATGCGGCGAGCCCGCACCAAACCGGATATGGATCGTCTGATAGACTCGGAGATGAATAAAGCGAGAAGATGCAATAGGTGCGGTAACTTGTCGAACAAGAAGAACGAACCGCCCGTGAAGAGTACTTGCAGATTTGACGATTCTGCGAATATTCCTATCAAGGGATCAATCG GTGACGAGGCCGAGAACCAGGAACAATTATACGGCCGTTGCAAGTATGCCACGAAGGAAGCGAACTCTATGGATATTCCAACTCTGTACGCGATGAAATCACGCAGATCCCGTGACACAAAGTCGCCGATATACGACATTCCCGAGCACGGGCAGGAGAAGCTCTCCCCCGAATATTGTCGATCCTCGAGATACCCAAGAAAATCGGATGCGTTCATGGAGAAGTCGAAGAGATCGTTGCACACGTCTCACGGGACCGCGCGTATACCTCCCCGATACGTCGAATAA
- the LOC107995283 gene encoding uncharacterized protein LOC107995283: METNDPSGRLAVEDLSDCRSESSHSESQLRAFQDYERIKELNLSVDKSKDDCQIEPKDFHLGLESGKASIRFEEFETTGRNHPLTLNKGKDFGYVAGGLNEMAYTLDRSSENDESLEAGNLCRTKNPTAKDLLFNLRENRHKSTHATLSLSDRYGKDLNFAVSEKDIKDFGLLKNYSIDRMKEFNLSLDRMRDSHFALERLRGGGGLLENPPLMEHGELKNMQMQSRSQDLEAIALERMRRSHLLGADLSAQNLSTQIPHPHSITQMQHSQQQQQQQAKSFTIDAILGLRNNPREKRNQQQQYRKHQGQEGGAKNGGSSSCSGGGGKLKRVRTIFTAEQLERLEGEFARQQYMVGPERLYLAHALRLTEAQVKVWFQNRRIKWRKHHHEQQSQRVHEFQRTLNSSLEHEDSNEADKW, from the exons ATGGAGACGAATGATCCGTCGGGCAGGTTGGCCGTCGAAGATCTGTCCGACTGCCGAAGCGAGAGCAGCCACTCGGAGAGCCAGTTGCGAGCGTTTCAAGATTACGAGCGGATCAAGGAGTTGAATTTGTCCGTGGATAAATCGAAGGATGATTGCCAGATCGAGCCCAAAGACTTTCACCTAGGTTTAGAATCGGGCAAGGCCTCCATCCGTTTCGAGGAATTTGAGACCACCGGCAGGAATCATCCGTTGACGTTGAACAAGGGTAAAGATTTCGGTTACGTGGCGGGCGGTTTGAACGAAATGGCGTATACGTTGGACAGATCGAGTGAGAACGACGAGTCATTGGAGGCCGGCAATCTGTGCAGGACCAAGAATCCGACGGCCAAGGATCTCCTGTTCAACCTTCGCGAGAACAGGCACAAGAGCACGCACGCGACATTGTCACTGTCCGACAGGTACGGGAAGGATTTGAATTTCGCCGTTTCCGAGAAGGACATCAAGGATTTCGGCCTGTTGAAGAATTACAGCATCGATCGGATGAAGGAGTTCAATCTGTCGTTGGACAGGATGAGGGACAGTCATTTCGCGTTGGAGAGACTTCGAGGGGGTGGTGGATTGTTGGAGAATCCACCGTTGATGGAGCACGGAGAGTTGAAGAATATGCAGATGCAATCAAGGAGCCAAGATCTCGAGGCGATCGCGCTCGAACGCATGAGACGATCGCATCTGTTGGGCGCCGATCTCTCCGCCCAGAATTTGTCCACCCAGATACCGCATCCCCATTCCATCACGCAGATGCAACACtcgcagcagcagcaacaacagcagGCCAAATCGTTTACCATCGACGCGATTCTCGGGTTGAGGAATAATCCTAGGGAGAAACGGAATCAGCAGCAGCAATACAGGAAGCATCAGG GTCAGGAAGGTGGCGCGAAGAACGGTGGCTCGAGCTCGTGTTCCGGCGGCGGCGGCAAGTTGAAGAGGGTGCGTACGATCTTCACGGCCGAGCAATTGGAACGGTTGGAGGGAGAATTCGCGCGACAACAGTACATGGTCGGGCCAGAGAGGCTTTACCTGGCGCACGCACTCAGGCTGACCGAGGCTCAGGTGAAGGTCTGGTTCCAGAATCGGCGGATCAAGTGGCGGAAGCACCATCACGAGCAGCAGAGCCAGAGGGTGCACGAGTTCCAGCGTACCCTCAACTCGTCCCTGGAGCACGAGGACAGCAACGAGGCCGACAAATGGTGA